From a region of the Nitrospira sp. genome:
- a CDS encoding biopolymer transporter ExbD translates to MEREVNQINVIPLVDVMLVLLVIVLTTATFISTGQIPVNLAKAKEAGDHKDVPVVVTLTANGDLFLNDRPVPADGLKSMLLVHPKESLVVVRADKVTLLERFVSVVDEIRGLGFQSVSLEVVRL, encoded by the coding sequence ATGGAACGCGAAGTTAATCAGATCAACGTCATCCCGCTGGTCGATGTCATGCTGGTGCTGCTCGTCATCGTGCTGACGACCGCCACCTTCATCAGTACGGGTCAAATTCCCGTAAACCTTGCAAAAGCCAAGGAGGCCGGGGATCATAAAGATGTTCCCGTCGTGGTCACGTTGACCGCCAACGGAGATTTGTTTCTCAATGATCGTCCCGTCCCGGCGGATGGTCTGAAGAGCATGCTGCTGGTCCATCCGAAGGAATCCCTGGTTGTCGTGCGCGCGGACAAAGTCACCCTGCTCGAACGTTTCGTCTCAGTTGTCGATGAAATCCGTGGCCTGGGATTCCAATCTGTCAGCCTCGAGGTCGTTCGCCTGTGA
- a CDS encoding extracellular solute-binding protein has translation MASSPRSLFALAFILGSLLCSQLLTTPVEAADKLVVYSGRAERLIKPVLDEFQSKSGIQVELLSSGTTELVNRLQAEGDHSPADVFLTNDAGSLEHARELKLLRPMNMREVERAIPPQFRASDNSWIGLSGRFWIVVYNTNLVKPEQINSLLDLAQPQWKDKIAIPNSGSEYLQAGVSVIKATFGDDRTKQFLQGLKANAGTQVYQKSSQIVEAVAKGHVALGIVNHYYIYRHLAAQPAAPIAAIMPDQQEGGMGAIMNVTGIGITRTSKHVDSAKLLVEFLVAQAGQKLFADLDKEYPLHPDVKADPALVDRHSFRAALVPLARLAELRESTLTLIEQVGLR, from the coding sequence ATGGCTTCATCCCCTCGCTCCCTCTTCGCGCTGGCCTTTATCCTCGGCAGTCTACTGTGCTCCCAACTTCTCACCACACCTGTGGAAGCAGCGGACAAACTCGTCGTCTATTCTGGTCGAGCCGAGCGCCTAATCAAGCCGGTTCTGGACGAATTCCAGTCCAAGAGCGGCATTCAGGTCGAACTCTTGTCTTCGGGAACAACTGAACTGGTCAACCGGTTGCAGGCCGAGGGCGACCACAGCCCCGCAGACGTCTTCCTCACCAACGATGCCGGGAGCCTCGAGCATGCCCGGGAACTGAAACTACTCCGGCCCATGAACATGCGCGAAGTCGAACGAGCCATTCCTCCACAGTTCCGCGCAAGCGACAACAGTTGGATCGGACTGTCTGGGCGATTCTGGATCGTCGTCTACAACACGAACCTGGTCAAACCTGAACAGATCAACTCCTTACTCGATCTGGCTCAACCGCAGTGGAAAGACAAGATCGCCATTCCAAACTCCGGCAGCGAGTACCTCCAAGCCGGCGTCTCCGTTATCAAAGCCACTTTCGGCGATGACCGCACGAAGCAATTTCTACAAGGTCTCAAGGCCAACGCCGGAACACAGGTGTATCAGAAGAGCTCGCAAATCGTGGAAGCGGTGGCCAAAGGCCACGTTGCCCTCGGGATCGTGAACCACTACTACATCTATCGGCACCTGGCCGCCCAGCCGGCCGCGCCCATCGCCGCCATTATGCCCGATCAGCAGGAGGGCGGGATGGGGGCCATCATGAACGTGACCGGAATCGGGATCACCCGCACCTCGAAGCATGTGGACAGTGCCAAGCTATTGGTCGAGTTCCTGGTGGCTCAAGCTGGACAAAAACTGTTCGCAGACCTCGATAAAGAATACCCGTTGCACCCGGACGTCAAAGCCGACCCGGCGCTGGTCGACCGCCACAGCTTCCGCGCGGCACTCGTGCCGCTGGCCCGACTCGCGGAACTGCGCGAGAGCACACTCACGCTCATCGAGCAAGTCGGCCTTCGCTGA
- a CDS encoding helix-turn-helix transcriptional regulator produces the protein MSAKPSHLPFSIDRLHTLASELRSQSPEWADRLEHVKTEHELRNLVCELFNLSHTLISHEESPPTVHTLPTRIAAFIRDNLHQGMSLKVLANFLGYSEKYCSDLFARIMGEPFSTYLRRYRVERGSTLLRSSGQTLAEIAASLGFSDQFAFSHFFKRATGQSPLELRMLHIRRHARQEHRSLRYSPSNNSA, from the coding sequence ATGTCGGCCAAACCCTCCCACCTGCCGTTTTCCATTGACCGTCTGCACACTCTCGCTTCAGAGCTCCGAAGCCAGTCGCCCGAATGGGCCGATCGATTGGAACACGTCAAAACGGAGCATGAACTGCGTAACCTGGTCTGTGAGCTATTCAACCTTTCCCACACGCTCATCTCCCACGAAGAATCTCCGCCCACCGTCCACACGCTTCCCACACGCATTGCCGCATTCATCCGGGACAATCTCCACCAGGGAATGAGTCTCAAGGTGCTGGCGAACTTCCTAGGCTACTCAGAGAAGTACTGTTCCGATTTGTTTGCGCGGATTATGGGTGAGCCTTTTTCGACCTACCTGCGTCGATACAGAGTCGAGCGCGGCAGCACGTTGCTTCGAAGCAGCGGTCAGACGCTGGCCGAGATTGCGGCAAGCTTGGGATTCAGCGATCAATTCGCCTTTAGCCATTTCTTCAAACGAGCGACTGGCCAGTCCCCGCTGGAGTTACGGATGCTCCACATCCGGCGGCACGCACGCCAAGAGCATCGCTCGCTCCGATACTCGCCCTCCAATAACTCCGCATAG
- the exbB gene encoding TonB-system energizer ExbB, whose amino-acid sequence MDVLKNAVEYGIIGLLIALSVWSVAVAVERWLYYRRVDLAQFADVQTFEMALTKRLVIIGTVAANAPYIGLLGTVLGIMMTFHTMGTSGTMAVNTIMIGLSLALKATAVGLLVAIPCVVMNNILRRRVAELLTTYKVHHGTRS is encoded by the coding sequence ATGGACGTGCTGAAGAACGCGGTTGAGTATGGGATCATCGGCCTATTAATCGCCTTGAGCGTCTGGTCGGTCGCGGTCGCGGTCGAGCGATGGCTCTACTATCGACGGGTAGATCTGGCACAATTTGCAGACGTTCAAACGTTTGAAATGGCACTGACCAAGCGGCTCGTCATCATCGGTACCGTCGCCGCAAATGCCCCGTATATCGGCTTGCTGGGCACGGTCCTAGGAATCATGATGACGTTTCATACCATGGGCACCTCCGGAACGATGGCCGTGAACACGATTATGATCGGCCTGAGCCTGGCCCTGAAGGCTACGGCCGTCGGTCTCCTGGTGGCAATTCCCTGTGTCGTTATGAACAATATTCTTCGCCGACGCGTCGCTGAACTGCTGACGACCTATAAGGTGCATCATGGAACGCGAAGTTAA
- a CDS encoding iron ABC transporter permease produces the protein MFPTTRIHAPSSLQWVSLITAAFLVLPTGYIIYVAMTAAPTVWTRLWSTRIPELLGNTLSLAASVALTTLGLGLSLAWVIVRYEFPGRRIWEWALALPLAMPTYVLAYVYAHLLGMGGPAEQWWQAMLGSEARLLSPQSFLGVTLIMALDTFPFVYLLVRGALLNLNLSFEEVARVCGVAPWATLWRVTLPLIRPAIAAGLALVVLYVISDFGAVSLLRYQTLTYAVYQQMTSRYDHTAASILSLLLVLMAGVFLATERWFRQRSRFYQTTGRYRKAARQQAGPIGTLLITGYVLLVFGVSFGVPAAMLIHWSIEAIAQGALDARFIGFVWNSSFLAALAASAAVIIGLPLAYLANRRPTRLNLACLHAAYAGYALPGPVAALAVLVLFTQFVPALYGTVVVLLIAYTLHFLPVGLQSMEPALQQITPNVEEVARTLGCTTQQSLRRITLPLVRNGFTAAWVLMFLQTMKELPATLLLRPVGFDTLAIRVWLEASEEYYQLAAPAALLIVFLSLPALMLLVSKDWRGHAKESAT, from the coding sequence ATGTTCCCTACGACACGCATCCACGCACCATCGTCGCTGCAATGGGTCAGCCTCATTACCGCCGCGTTCCTGGTTCTTCCCACCGGCTATATTATTTACGTGGCCATGACGGCTGCGCCTACCGTGTGGACTCGCCTGTGGTCTACGCGCATCCCGGAATTGCTCGGCAACACCCTCTCGCTTGCCGCCAGTGTGGCACTCACCACCCTGGGGCTTGGGCTCTCCCTGGCCTGGGTTATCGTACGTTACGAATTTCCCGGCCGCCGTATTTGGGAATGGGCGCTCGCGCTGCCTTTAGCCATGCCAACCTACGTACTGGCGTACGTCTATGCCCATCTCCTGGGAATGGGCGGACCGGCAGAACAGTGGTGGCAGGCCATGCTGGGATCGGAGGCACGACTGCTCTCCCCCCAAAGTTTTCTTGGCGTCACACTCATCATGGCTCTGGACACCTTCCCGTTCGTCTACCTGCTGGTTCGCGGAGCGCTTCTTAACCTCAATCTGTCTTTTGAGGAAGTGGCTCGAGTCTGCGGCGTTGCTCCCTGGGCCACGCTGTGGAGAGTCACACTACCACTCATCCGTCCCGCCATCGCAGCGGGTCTTGCCCTTGTCGTGCTGTATGTGATCTCGGACTTCGGGGCCGTCTCACTCCTCCGCTACCAGACCCTTACCTATGCGGTCTATCAGCAAATGACCAGCCGCTACGACCACACGGCTGCCAGCATCCTGAGTCTGCTCCTCGTGCTCATGGCTGGAGTCTTCCTCGCCACTGAGCGGTGGTTTCGCCAGCGCAGCCGCTTTTATCAGACAACGGGTCGGTATCGGAAGGCCGCGCGCCAGCAGGCTGGCCCCATAGGAACACTCTTGATTACCGGCTACGTGCTCTTGGTCTTTGGCGTGTCGTTCGGCGTGCCTGCAGCGATGTTAATTCATTGGAGCATTGAAGCCATCGCGCAAGGGGCACTGGATGCGCGCTTCATTGGCTTCGTCTGGAACAGTAGCTTTCTTGCGGCCCTGGCGGCCAGTGCTGCCGTCATCATCGGGCTTCCATTGGCCTATCTCGCCAACCGTCGTCCAACCCGGCTCAATCTCGCCTGTCTCCATGCAGCCTATGCGGGATATGCGCTACCAGGTCCCGTCGCGGCCCTCGCGGTGCTCGTGCTCTTCACGCAGTTTGTCCCAGCCCTATACGGCACCGTCGTCGTATTGTTGATCGCGTACACTCTGCACTTTCTCCCCGTCGGACTGCAGTCGATGGAGCCGGCGCTGCAACAGATTACCCCCAACGTGGAGGAAGTCGCGCGCACCCTGGGCTGCACAACCCAACAGAGCCTGCGACGCATCACACTGCCCCTGGTTCGTAATGGTTTCACTGCGGCATGGGTACTCATGTTTCTCCAAACGATGAAGGAACTCCCAGCAACTTTGCTGCTGAGGCCGGTGGGATTTGATACACTGGCCATTCGTGTCTGGCTGGAAGCCAGCGAAGAGTATTACCAACTGGCGGCGCCGGCCGCACTGCTGATTGTCTTCCTGAGCCTTCCAGCGCTGATGTTGCTGGTTTCCAAGGACTGGCGTGGACACGCGAAGGAGAGCGCCACGTGA
- the bfr gene encoding bacterioferritin: MKAKEGVLDILNKVLVSELTAVHQYLVHAALCKHWGYGRLHEHFSHLAQEEVSHSSGLIDHILYLGGAPEMDRLDAVVAGKKVTELLEADLTFEREDADVLRGGIAHCVKVGDFTTRHRLEEMIVDTEEHIEWFETQLRTISQVGLERYLAEQISSAKS, from the coding sequence ATGAAAGCGAAAGAGGGAGTCCTCGATATTTTGAATAAGGTCTTGGTCAGTGAGCTGACGGCGGTGCATCAGTATCTAGTGCACGCGGCTCTCTGCAAGCACTGGGGGTATGGTCGGCTCCACGAGCATTTTAGCCACTTGGCTCAGGAGGAAGTGAGTCACTCTTCCGGTCTAATCGATCATATTCTCTATTTGGGCGGAGCGCCTGAGATGGACCGCTTGGATGCTGTAGTCGCGGGCAAGAAGGTGACGGAGTTGCTTGAAGCTGACCTTACGTTTGAGCGTGAGGATGCGGATGTGTTGCGAGGCGGGATCGCGCATTGTGTCAAGGTCGGGGATTTCACCACGCGACATCGGCTCGAGGAAATGATCGTCGATACAGAGGAGCATATCGAGTGGTTTGAGACCCAGCTCCGGACGATCTCGCAGGTGGGGCTGGAGCGGTACTTGGCTGAACAGATCAGTTCTGCCAAGTCATAG
- a CDS encoding transcriptional repressor, with the protein MGLFHAERHAMSKTLKEMDVLRQHLAKHQLKLTRQRELILTAFLRQEHVTAETMYHQLAKKDPHLGLATIYRTLNLFCEAGIAQARHFGTQTQYDNISHKGHHDHLICTGCGTIVEFENCEIERLQEEVATKNGFVIQTHRLELYGLCPRCRH; encoded by the coding sequence ATGGGCCTCTTTCACGCCGAACGACACGCCATGAGCAAAACTCTCAAAGAAATGGATGTGCTTCGCCAACATCTGGCCAAGCATCAATTGAAACTGACTCGCCAGCGAGAACTGATCCTGACGGCGTTCCTTCGACAGGAGCACGTCACGGCGGAAACCATGTACCATCAGCTTGCCAAGAAAGATCCCCATCTGGGGCTGGCCACGATCTACCGCACGCTCAACCTCTTCTGCGAGGCCGGAATTGCCCAGGCGCGCCACTTCGGCACGCAGACGCAATACGACAATATCTCGCACAAAGGGCATCACGATCATCTCATCTGCACCGGCTGTGGCACGATCGTCGAGTTCGAGAATTGCGAAATCGAACGGCTGCAGGAGGAGGTCGCGACAAAAAATGGTTTTGTGATCCAAACCCACCGCCTGGAACTGTACGGTCTCTGCCCGCGCTGCCGCCATTGA
- a CDS encoding HD domain-containing protein produces MTRSHQGLSRQLSALNALQLPHESLEAVRVLQLRRLARQIETVVPGHFGHGERTAHYALLLAERLGLTKEQRLELHYAALLHDIGLLMMPEHLLGTTAPHTLNDYALIQSHPREGAALLSPYPFLQEPARLIAHHHERWDGAGYPYGLRGVYIPAGSRILALADVFDTIASRSTSWQTALRALHASAGSQFDPELCATFCNVLYDQARRPQSDERESSNPAPGLASDAPLPTHSDLK; encoded by the coding sequence ATGACTCGGTCTCATCAAGGCCTCAGTCGCCAACTCTCAGCCCTGAATGCCCTACAACTTCCCCATGAGTCGCTCGAGGCCGTCCGGGTACTGCAACTCCGGCGTCTGGCACGACAGATTGAAACCGTCGTTCCTGGACACTTCGGGCACGGAGAGCGCACGGCGCATTACGCGCTGTTGTTGGCCGAGCGCCTCGGACTGACCAAGGAACAGCGCCTCGAATTACACTATGCGGCATTGCTGCATGACATCGGACTCTTGATGATGCCGGAACACCTGCTCGGCACAACAGCCCCCCATACGCTGAACGACTATGCCTTGATCCAAAGCCATCCCCGGGAAGGTGCCGCCCTCCTGAGTCCCTATCCATTCCTCCAAGAGCCGGCACGACTGATCGCCCATCATCATGAGCGTTGGGATGGGGCTGGATATCCCTATGGACTTCGCGGCGTCTATATTCCTGCCGGCTCCAGAATACTTGCACTTGCAGACGTGTTCGATACTATCGCCTCGCGCTCAACCTCATGGCAAACGGCCCTCCGCGCCTTACACGCCTCTGCAGGCTCCCAATTTGACCCCGAGCTCTGTGCCACCTTTTGCAACGTATTGTACGACCAGGCTCGTCGCCCGCAGTCTGACGAAAGAGAATCCTCCAATCCAGCACCTGGACTGGCCTCAGATGCACCATTACCCACCCACAGCGATCTGAAATAA
- the bfr gene encoding bacterioferritin: MKAKQGVIELLNKVLTADLTAINQYFVHAKMCANWGYERLHHKVRERSIDEMKDADELISHILYLEGVPNVQRMNTVHIGETVPEQLKLDLKAEQEMLVLLSEGVAHCAKVSDFTTRHMLEEMAKDVDAHIDWIETQMETVKQIGVENYLAEQIKKDS; this comes from the coding sequence ATGAAAGCGAAACAGGGGGTCATCGAGCTGCTGAATAAAGTGTTGACGGCAGACCTCACGGCGATCAACCAGTATTTCGTGCATGCGAAGATGTGTGCGAATTGGGGCTATGAACGACTTCACCACAAGGTGAGAGAGCGCAGTATTGATGAGATGAAGGACGCCGACGAGCTGATCAGTCACATTCTGTATCTGGAAGGGGTGCCCAATGTGCAGCGGATGAATACCGTGCACATTGGGGAGACTGTCCCCGAGCAGTTGAAGCTTGATCTCAAAGCCGAACAGGAAATGCTGGTGCTATTGAGTGAGGGGGTCGCTCATTGTGCGAAGGTGAGTGATTTTACGACGAGACATATGCTTGAGGAAATGGCCAAAGATGTGGATGCCCACATCGATTGGATTGAAACGCAGATGGAAACTGTCAAGCAGATCGGTGTCGAGAATTATCTTGCTGAGCAGATCAAGAAGGATAGCTAA
- a CDS encoding ABC transporter ATP-binding protein has protein sequence MDMPTERSAVLELRDVSCAYEPTRPAVEGITFTVHEGEILCLLGPSGCGKTTILRAIAGFERVTAGSIALSGQLVSSRDTMIPTEQRHIGMVFQEYALFPHLRVEKNIAFGLQHLSRAQQQTIVDDLLTLTGLRGLEHRYPHELSGGQQQRVALARALALRPVLLLLDEPFSNLDPDMASRMRQDLHALLRQTKTTAILVTHDHDEAFSMADHVAVLNKGRLEQFDTPEAIYHLPTTPFVADFVGQADFIAGVVTHQVVATEIGDFPNTQNLATGTQVVVMIRPDDLHIVPTKGADARILARQFKGSENVYTIQLPSGQIVHSSESSLSIYQVGTAIALRVVATHTVLFLQPSGAPPMVS, from the coding sequence CTGGATATGCCTACTGAACGTTCGGCCGTTCTTGAATTGCGTGACGTGTCATGCGCGTATGAGCCGACCAGGCCGGCCGTCGAAGGCATTACCTTCACGGTCCACGAAGGGGAAATCCTCTGTCTGCTAGGACCTTCCGGCTGCGGCAAGACGACGATCCTTCGCGCCATCGCAGGATTTGAACGAGTGACCGCTGGCAGCATCGCGCTGTCGGGGCAACTGGTATCTTCGCGGGACACCATGATTCCCACTGAACAGCGGCATATCGGCATGGTCTTCCAGGAATACGCACTGTTCCCGCACTTACGGGTCGAGAAGAATATTGCCTTCGGCCTGCAGCACCTTTCGCGAGCCCAGCAGCAGACGATTGTCGATGACCTTCTCACGTTAACCGGCCTGCGGGGATTGGAGCATCGCTATCCGCATGAACTCTCCGGCGGTCAACAACAGCGCGTTGCTCTTGCTCGTGCCCTGGCCCTTCGTCCGGTGCTCCTCCTCCTCGATGAACCATTCAGCAATCTCGATCCCGATATGGCAAGTCGTATGCGTCAGGATCTTCACGCCTTGCTGAGGCAAACCAAGACCACGGCTATTCTGGTGACCCATGATCATGACGAGGCCTTTTCCATGGCCGACCACGTCGCAGTCTTAAACAAAGGACGGTTGGAACAGTTCGATACGCCGGAAGCCATCTACCACCTTCCTACGACCCCCTTCGTTGCTGACTTTGTCGGGCAAGCGGACTTTATCGCCGGAGTCGTAACTCACCAAGTGGTGGCAACCGAAATCGGTGACTTTCCGAATACTCAGAACCTCGCGACGGGTACACAGGTCGTTGTGATGATACGTCCCGACGACCTTCACATCGTCCCGACAAAAGGGGCCGACGCCCGTATCCTTGCTCGGCAATTCAAGGGATCTGAAAACGTCTACACGATTCAATTGCCGTCAGGCCAAATCGTGCATAGCAGTGAATCATCCCTGAGCATTTATCAGGTTGGGACTGCCATCGCCTTGCGCGTGGTGGCGACCCATACCGTGTTGTTTTTGCAACCATCCGGCGCACCGCCGATGGTATCGTGA
- a CDS encoding response regulator transcription factor — MSQHSRAPQRTVRDLLAVDVLDESPTLKTNLKILLADDHALLRRGLREFLQDFLTEDDQTPYIAETGSAQQAIEHIRTAAWDLVILDLNLPDMPGLEVLRILKSVQPGLPVLVVSIYSEEHYAARAVRAGALGYLTKETGPEELRTAVSRILQGGRYIPPTPSDQPRREAVSTGNPLYMDALPAGLSDREIEVLQWIAQGRRLTEIAEHLNLSIKTVSTYRSRLLIKLGMRTTAELIRYALDQQLV, encoded by the coding sequence GTGTCCCAACACAGCCGGGCACCGCAACGCACCGTGAGAGACTTGCTGGCCGTGGACGTACTCGACGAATCGCCGACCCTTAAAACCAATCTCAAGATACTCCTCGCCGACGACCACGCACTCCTCAGACGAGGTCTTCGAGAATTTCTCCAAGACTTCCTCACTGAGGACGACCAAACACCCTACATCGCAGAAACAGGATCGGCCCAACAGGCGATTGAGCACATTCGCACGGCCGCCTGGGATCTTGTGATTCTGGATCTCAACTTGCCCGACATGCCTGGCCTGGAGGTGTTGCGCATTCTCAAATCGGTACAACCGGGGCTACCAGTGCTGGTGGTCAGCATCTATTCCGAAGAACATTATGCGGCCCGTGCCGTTCGAGCCGGTGCCCTCGGCTACCTCACGAAGGAGACAGGGCCGGAGGAACTCCGCACGGCGGTCTCACGTATTCTGCAAGGCGGACGGTACATCCCGCCCACTCCCAGCGACCAACCACGCCGTGAGGCGGTCTCCACGGGAAATCCTCTCTATATGGACGCACTTCCAGCCGGACTTTCGGATCGGGAAATTGAAGTGCTCCAGTGGATCGCTCAAGGCCGCCGCCTGACGGAAATTGCCGAGCACCTAAACCTCAGCATCAAGACGGTGAGCACCTACCGCTCTCGACTACTCATCAAGCTCGGCATGAGGACCACCGCGGAATTGATTCGCTATGCTCTCGACCAACAATTGGTCTGA
- a CDS encoding FMN-binding protein gives MRTHLLVCSLMLLWSLSPIPASAERVWDSELKRYLTEQEMTMAEVFLTEEEALKLMFPKSARVRKEALNLPPDKKAVIESRIGWNFPEESFEVYVGETGTHIDGYALVQNTIGKHKPMTYMVGVDAQGLVSNVELLVFREARGSEVRTKRFNVQYEGKSVLDPVRINKDIINISGATMSVRSMTAGIKRVLVLVDEFYLKPQGLGSDTVTAQKTEKGFFKSIFGN, from the coding sequence ATGAGAACTCATCTGCTTGTCTGTTCATTGATGCTACTCTGGTCACTCTCCCCCATTCCTGCGTCGGCAGAACGCGTGTGGGACAGTGAACTGAAGCGTTATTTAACGGAACAAGAAATGACGATGGCAGAAGTGTTTCTGACCGAAGAAGAAGCCCTTAAACTTATGTTCCCCAAATCAGCACGGGTCAGGAAAGAAGCACTCAACCTTCCACCGGACAAGAAGGCAGTCATCGAAAGTCGCATTGGCTGGAACTTTCCGGAGGAGTCGTTCGAAGTCTATGTCGGCGAGACCGGCACGCACATTGATGGGTATGCGTTGGTCCAAAACACGATCGGCAAACACAAACCCATGACGTATATGGTTGGCGTAGACGCGCAAGGCCTGGTCTCCAATGTCGAATTACTCGTTTTTCGCGAGGCGCGCGGCAGTGAGGTACGCACCAAACGGTTTAACGTCCAGTATGAAGGCAAATCCGTACTCGATCCGGTCCGAATCAACAAAGACATTATCAACATCAGCGGCGCCACGATGTCTGTCCGCTCTATGACCGCAGGCATTAAACGAGTGTTGGTGTTGGTGGACGAGTTCTACCTGAAACCGCAAGGGCTTGGCAGCGACACGGTGACTGCCCAAAAGACCGAGAAGGGTTTCTTTAAGTCGATTTTCGGGAACTGA
- a CDS encoding energy transducer TonB — protein sequence MTRKPDYGWLSGVLLPRIEALKQYPIDARLKHAEGRVVVRIVIQEDGQILSATIAKSSGHDILDQAALETIRKASPIMLTQPLEKSQITIQVPLSYQLGR from the coding sequence GTGACTCGAAAGCCCGACTACGGTTGGCTTTCGGGCGTCCTATTGCCGCGCATTGAAGCGCTGAAGCAGTATCCCATCGATGCGCGACTCAAACATGCTGAGGGACGAGTGGTTGTACGAATTGTCATTCAGGAAGATGGACAAATCCTGTCCGCAACGATCGCCAAGAGTTCTGGGCATGACATTCTCGATCAGGCAGCCCTTGAGACCATTCGAAAAGCTTCACCCATCATGCTGACTCAGCCTCTAGAGAAATCGCAGATCACAATACAAGTGCCCCTCAGCTATCAATTAGGACGATAA